The nucleotide window tgtgcagcaagggggctgtgtggcacgacctacaagggggctgtgtggcacgacctacaagggggctgtgcagcaagggggctgtgtggcacgacctacaagggggctgtgtggcacgacctacaagggggctgtctgacactatctacagggggctgtgtggtactatctacagggggcatctgtgagtggcgggcttatggtcattttactgtgagtggggggctgatggtagttttactgtgagtggggggctaatggtcattttactgtgagtggacattttagggtatgttcacacggcagcctccgttacggctgaaattacagagctgttttcaggagaaaacggctccggaatttcagacgtaatggcatgtgcaggcgcttttcgctgcgtccattacggacgtaattggagctgtttttccatggagtcaagggaaaacggctccaattacgtctcaagaagtgacaggcttttctttgacgcgggtgcgtctcttttacacgccgtcttttgacagcggcgcgtaaaaaaaatgaccgtcggcacagaatatcgtaagacccattcaaatgaatgggcagatgtttgccgacgcttttgagccgcatttttggacgtaattcggggctaaaacgcccgaattacgtccgtaaatagtgtgtgtgaacccagccttactgtgaatggggggactgatggttattttactgtgagtggggggctgatggtcttcaagtggtttccacctctgacctccaattgaaattaatagtaggaagaaaatagctgtggtgctcgtttggagatttttttgctgcgtcttttgcattcgcttcaacggcttaaaaaaaacgctaaaaaaaccccatcaaataacgctgtcaattcaaaagcagattttttctgccttacaaaaaacgctgtgtgaacataccctaagaatgtagtgcttattttaagctattttctgtctttctcgaaacaatttttggtaggggggccctgaggaattatttttttccaggggtggctcaagtccgaaaaggttgggaaactctgtagcaggctacagcggcacctgcagcctatgaggcgcagggacaggatccctgcgcagtcggcgtgatgacatctctggatcaagccggcctacgcaaggatcctgtcaggtggaggtggggggcagtatggcactttctacaagggggaggtgggggctgtatgtcactttctacaatggggaggtgggtgctgtatgacactgtctacaagggggcggtggggggcactgtgtacaagagagaggtggggctgtatgacactacaaggggcagatggggggctgtatggcactacaaggggcagatggctgtatggcactgtctacaattaggaggtgggggattatggcactgtctacagggagcactttctactaggggggctgtgggggcattatactctgtggaggacatcgtactgtgtaggggcactacagggggcaatataatgtgcgtggcacttagggggcataacactgtgtgggcacaattagaggacaaaatactgtgtccttgaaggcgttataatatattacattattaaatattattattatactgtgtgtggggcactaaaggggcattacactgtgtgggggcactatatagggcattatactgtggggaggaattatgcttttttatggggcatttgttataatggcgtggggcgccgaaagataatttcgcacggggcgccatctaccctaaggccggccctgactataccccctagaaaaattccttgagaagtGTAGTTTTCACAatggtggtcacttttggggggtttccactgttttggtccctccagtgcgttgcgaACGCGACATGGcatcgaaaaccattccagcaacatctgcgcaccaaaatccaaatggcgctccttcccttttgagctctgccgtggttctaaatagcagtttatgaccacatatggagtattgctgtaatcaggagaaattgctttacaaatgttggtgtggtttttctcctttattctttgtaagaattagaaaattctatgttttttcagaaaaaaaataaatgttaatttttacagactaattcaaataaatttagcaaaaaaaacgtgggttcaaaatgctaactatagccctagatacattccttgaggggtgttgttttcaaaatggggtcacttttggggggttcccactgttttggcaccacaagacctctgcaaacccgacatggtgcctaaaatatattctaaaaaaaagaggaggccccaaaatccactcggtgcttctgaggtctgtgcttcagtccattaccacactagggccacatgtgggatatttctaaacactgcagaatctgggcaataaatattcagttgcgtttctctggtaaaactttctgtgttacagaagtttttttattacaaatgaatttcagcaaaataaattacatttctacattttacctctactttgcttaaattcctgtgaaacgcctgaagggttaaaacacttcctGAATGctattttaaatactttgaggggtgccgttttttaaatggggttttTTATAAGGGTTtccaatatatgggcccctcaaagccacttgacaactgaactggtccctgaaaaaatagcatttttaaattttcttgtaaatgtgagaaattgctactaatgttctaagccttgtaacgtcctagaaaaataaatgcacgttcaaaaaacaatgcgaacataaagtagacatatgggaaatgtaaactagtaactattttgggcggtattactatctgttttacaagcagatacatttaaatttagaaaaatcataatttttgcaaattttctcataattttggggtttttcacaaagaagcaatgaatttatcgaccacatttttccactaacataaagtccaatatgtcacgagaaaacaatctcataatcgcttggataggtaaaagcattccaaagttattaccacataaagtgacacatgtcagatttaaaaaaaattgggctgggcctgaaggccaaaatgagcttggtcctgaaggggtaaatcgacggaaaaataaaaaaaatatccgaATTTAGCGaaacaatataaattttatttttcagtttgttttttccttgtaaaagaagCAAAGTatagaaaaatacatataaatttggtatcaccgtaatcgtattgacccgcagaataaagttgacatgttgttttaattgcacggtgaatgtcgtaaaaacgaagcacaaaaaacaatggaggaatcacagtttatttcattttctacccctcaaatatttgtttttttgttccctactgcattatattgtacaataaatggtgccatgaaaaactacaactcgtctcgcaaaaatcaagccctcatatgactatatcgaccaaaaataaaaaagtaatggcttttggaagatggggtggaaaaaattaaattaaaaaatggctgtcgggaaggggttaaattgcattattgctatatttactatacttataAATGTGAAATTCTTAGCGCACatgttgatcaaattgtgtgaactCACCTACTATGACAAGGTGCCTCTCACAAATGGGTCCCTACACTAAATAGTATttctgatcgcggcattcaaagggataGATTGAGGGGGTCCTCCCTTTGATCATGTCACAGAGAATCCCTGTAacacgatcgagggacataccttatATAAGCAGACAGCCCACGGTCCAATTACGGACCGcaggactgtctgaccatatttccccaGGCAGCAGTAACCCCATTGTGTTACCCATCGTAATATAGTAGGAGTTTCTGAAAATGCCAGCTAGAGCCCCCATAAGCTTTACCAACTGCGCCCATAAGTGCCCTTACATATACCAGCCACAGTGTCTCTATAAAAGTGTTAGTAACAGAGCTGAAACTGTATTTTACTACTAGAACTTCTGCCACTGTGTGACTTGCTGATTCCTGAAGCTCAGACGATTAGCTGAACTGAAGAAAGTGATAAAAGAGCAAGAAAATGCTGTGGATGAGACATGTTTACCTGTCCGGAGCACCTGGATGCATATTTATTGCCATACAGGCAGTGCCGCCACCAATCACCCCTCCCCCTTATGTTTATCATATGGTATAACATCCATGCTTGGCCAACAGATTTCTTCTAGTTAGTAGTGAAGCCAGATGGAGCATCAGAGCTCTCAACAAGCAGAACAGAGCTCCAACCcccagtaatatatatattagtaaaacCCCCAACATTGACCCAAACCATGACCGGTTATGTAGAAAAAGATCACTCCTAACATTTCTACATGAAGCCTTTCTAACATTTCACACCTCAGAATAAAACATCATTGTGGATAAATTCAACTTTAATCTTTATAGAATCCTTTCCTTCAACAAATTTCTCCCTTCCAAAAAAGCAGAAATCTCCTCCCTGTACACCCAGATCTGCACTGGGGGTACTGACCATTAACAGTCATGGAAATGTAAGGTGGGGCCCTGGATGGTATGGGGTCTGGTGGAGGTTGTGTCATGGAATAGATgatatggagacaggagatatttGCAAACTCAAATGTTAATTTCAGGCCGGCAGTGACGATGCCACAGCTACAGGTATACTCAGTTCTACCCAATATGGGAGGCACAGGATAAGATACGACTCAGGTAGGCGATGATGGCTGACTTGCTGTACAATATCACAGAAAGGGCCAAGGGCAACCCTTCCATTTACAGGTGTTGGTCTGGCAATAAGGCCTAATAGGCCACAATGTTCCTGGCTGCTGTTTGTGGGCCGGCTCCGGCTCCTCACAAGGATTTGTTATTTCTGTCATTAGCAGCAAGAATAATTTATGGTTTATTGCTCCAAACGCTTCATTTCTATTTCCACACAACTGCACTTATTCTAAAATTCCAGCAGAGTTTCTGATGAACTATGAGCACCACTAAAGTCATATCACCTGCCCCATCTACTAATAATACAACACTAGAAGAACCAGCCATGAATTTCTCCATTGCTCTGGACACTGGACTATCACTCATGATGCCCATATCACAGTGCATATGGCAGAGCAGGTACATGGCCCACTGGCAGGCAAGTGCCACCTGATGTTTCATGGTTCTGCTGTGACATCATGTGACCTGCACACGGCCAACTGCCATCTACTTTCAACTGTCAACGGCAGTGATTGGACGGACATCTTTGTTTTCTGCGAGATATTATTAAATGGCGTGCATTGGACAAGGTGGAGACGGCGAGAAAAAGAGAGAAGATGACAAGAGGAAGAGGGAAGAGGACAGCAGTGGATTTATAGAGATAAAGAAGAAGAGAGGAGAGAAAGCCAGAGCATTAGAGGATGAGGAGCCAGGACCAGGTGGCAGCCGGGACCCTGTAACATCCAGCCCCTACCCCAAAATTAACATCAGTCGCTTCACCTTTCATCAGGTGTtgggtaggggcagctttggcgAAGTAAGTTTTACGATTTCTTAATTTCTAGGTGTTCTGGGTATTCATGGCTACTGCTCTGAGGCTCTTTCCCTACAAACTATTGTATTGCTGATAGGGTTGCAGGTTTTGTATGCAGTGATTTACAATGTATTACTTTTACTCTTCTTTTTTTACTGTCAGCTGTACCATCCTGCCCCTACTATTATAACTTGAGCTACAGGTCTGGTGCATCATTCATCTTCCTTACTTATGTGACCAGATATTTGTCCATTCTCTGTTTTATGTAGTCTGTAACTTGTTctttttgttattatgtaatttttattgcattttaggtttAGCACTCATGTCTCTATAGGTGTTCAACTCCCTAATTCCTGTCAAAGGGGCAGTGTACCTAACTTCAGCTGTGCAAttgaatgcaatctattgtttTCTGTTATCTGCCATTTTAGGCTATCACTCCTTCTATAGTGCTGCGCTGTAATAAGCCTCCACATTAGGTCCCATCTGCTAGAACGAGGTATTTTACTGTGCTGGAGAGATGATCTCAGGGAATGAAGAGTTTGGGAAAGGTGCATTGTCAGGGATGTAACTTATAGCTCCTGTGTCCCAATGTAAATTCTTTATTAGGGTCCCTCAATTACCATTATTCCTTTATTACAACCCTACTACATCCAATGTGGGTCTATAAAAGAACACTGACCCCACAGTCCTATATACAGTTTGCTCCAGTTATACCGATGTCGTATGGGTAAGGTAAATAATCCTAAAAGTGGTCCCCATAAAGTACCCAAGAACAGACACTACATTATGTTTGCTTACTTTTGCTCAGCTGTAGTGTCCTGGCCACTACCTAACTAACCACCACACAGTCCATCCAGCCCCCTCTCTTAGGCAATAGAACAAACCAGAGACCCCAGCAGATAAATCACCCATGTACTAAAGGTATAAGAATTTCATCTGTGACCACTTCCAATTATAATTTGTCATCTCTTTTCTTCAGGTGGTCCTGGCATCAGTCCCCAGCCAAAACACCTACATGGCCATCAAGGTTATCAACAAAAGAGGGGACAATGCGGCAACTTTAATGAGAGAGCGACGGATACTACTGCAGGCCCGAGACTGCCCATTTTTATGCCACCTCTATGCCGCACATCAGTCTCAGGACCGAGCCTATTTCATCACCGAGTATCTGTCTGGCGGCAGCCTGGAGGATTTAATCAAAATGTGCGGCTGCCTGGACATCGGCAATGTAAGGTAAGTAAATGACTGATCAGGAGACAGAGGGAACAATACAGAAAAGATAgtggactaaggcctcatgcacacgaccgtattttttcccacccgtaaatactggcgtaaatacgggtccggtgtcacacgtattcgacccgttttgcaccagtatttacggacccgtgcccgtaaatatgggtccggtgtcacccgtattccacacgtatttacgggcaagtttttggcggcaaaatagcactgcactaatcggcagccccttctctctatcagtgcaggatagagagaagggacagccctttctgtaataaaagttaaagaaattcatacttacccggccgttgtcttggtgacgcgtccctctcttcacatccagcccgacatccctggatgacgcggcagtccatgtgactgctgcagcctgtgattgacctgtgattggctgcagcggtcacatgggctgaaacgtcatccagggacggccaggacgtcgggccggatgtcgagagggacgcgtcaccaaggcaacggccgggagaccggactggaggaagcaggaagttctcggtaagtatgaacgtcttttgtttttattttttacaggttgctctttattctgatcggtagtcactgtccagggtgctgaaagagttactgccgatcagttaactctttcagctccctggacagtgactatttactgacgtcgcttagcaacgctgccgtaatgacgggtgcacacatgtagccacccgtcattacgggagctccatagacttctatggactgtccgtgctgttattacggcctgaaataggacatgttctatctttttcaacggcacgggcaccttcccgtaagaaaacgggaaggtacccgtggccaatagaagtctatgagcccgttattacgggtcgtaattacgacccgtaataacgggagtttttacggtcgtgtgcatgaggccgactAAAGGGTGGAAAAACGAGGACATGACAGGTCAGACAAAGAACAATGCAGAGAACGAAGGgtgtacaggctgccataaacagcgcCTCTTCTATGCTGGTGGCGACAGACACTGATAATAACATGATATTAGGGAACTGCCAGAGAATGATTTTATGTCATTGATACTACACTGTGTTCTCCCCATCAGATTCTACACAGCAGAGATAGTAtgtggcctccagttcctccatggacaCAACATCGTCCACCGGTAAGCAGAACTTCCCCACATCTCTTGGTTTTCTTCTATGCTGTAAATaatgcacccagctttcccagagtcctgcATTGTGCCTGGTTTTGCAGCGGTACATCCCATGTCTCCTGTATTATTGCCTCACTGGGTTGATTTTCCATTCTCTTTTTTTATGTGTCATCTGTCTTATTTCATTACAGAGATATAAAGCCAGATAACATCATGCTGGATAAAGATGGACACATCCGCATCATAGACCTGGGGCTTGCCCAAGATGGCGTCACCTCCTCCACTAAGATCAATGGAGTGACGGGAACATACGATTATATGGCCCCTGAGGTGCTTCTGGAAAAGGATTATGACGTGGCAGTTGACTGGTGGAGCCTGGGGATTGTTGTGTCTTGGATGTCAGCAGGATGCTCCCCATTTTACGATGGCTCCAGCATTAAAAAGGCTTACAAATCCATCACCACCGCAAAGCCTACATTTCCATCTTGGCTGAATGCTGACCTAAAACATCTGCTAACAAAACTGCTGCGTAAGAATCCTGAGAAGCGGCTGGGTGTGTATAAGAACATCAGAGACCATCCATTCTTTAACACCATCGGCTGGGAGGAACTGGAGGGGAGGAGAGCACAGCCTCCATTTATACCATTCAAGGCAGTTCTGGAGAACCAACACCTGCAGTGGCCGGAGGATAAAAAACACCTTTACCCCGTGGCCGGATTCTCCTTCACATCACCAAGCTGGGCCCGGTAAGATCCTCCATCTCTAGAAGTGATGTTCCATCTTGCAGGATCAGCCCGTGCCTACTGCCCAGAACTTTGTGCCTCCTGACCCATGCCTCTGCTGTGTATGACCTCGGCTTGCCTATAACATCCTCTCTCTATACCATCTATATGCCGCATTTTCCATCATGTTATTGCCCCAGGACCTTGGCTTTCCATCCTCTAACCTCTGGCTGGCATCAGACATCACTACCTCCTGAAGACCCTCTACACCCCCAGGAGTggcctgtgctttttttttccatctgagACCTGGTGAGTTCAGGAAAAATAGCCGTATATTGTAGTCCTGGGGCCTGCTGAGTACCAGTGATCTTACCAGAGCGGCTATTATCCCTGAACTCACTGATTTCTAGTAAGACACAGGCCAGGTAAGTATCACACATCGCACCTACATTGAGATAACACACACATAGATAGAaacagcacatatatatatatatatatatatatata belongs to Rhinoderma darwinii isolate aRhiDar2 chromosome 8, aRhiDar2.hap1, whole genome shotgun sequence and includes:
- the LOC142658716 gene encoding protein kinase C theta type-like translates to MACIGQGGDGEKKREDDKRKREEDSSGFIEIKKKRGEKARALEDEEPGPGGSRDPVTSSPYPKINISRFTFHQVLGRGSFGEVVLASVPSQNTYMAIKVINKRGDNAATLMRERRILLQARDCPFLCHLYAAHQSQDRAYFITEYLSGGSLEDLIKMCGCLDIGNVRFYTAEIVCGLQFLHGHNIVHRDIKPDNIMLDKDGHIRIIDLGLAQDGVTSSTKINGVTGTYDYMAPEVLLEKDYDVAVDWWSLGIVVSWMSAGCSPFYDGSSIKKAYKSITTAKPTFPSWLNADLKHLLTKLLRKNPEKRLGVYKNIRDHPFFNTIGWEELEGRRAQPPFIPFKAVLENQHLQWPEDKKHLYPVAGFSFTSPSWAR